A section of the Alkalihalobacillus sp. LMS39 genome encodes:
- a CDS encoding DUF2178 domain-containing protein, with protein sequence MKIDDITNSMFYPLKTWAEASAGNWNMLLGSGLLLLAVGVIITYVFYKKMGNADERTSQISLKSCLVILSVVILCDLIFPKEYMWQIFFLFKYSLAFLASGIYLAIQYKKDFLN encoded by the coding sequence ATGAAAATTGATGACATAACGAATTCAATGTTCTATCCATTAAAAACATGGGCGGAAGCATCAGCGGGTAATTGGAATATGCTTCTTGGAAGTGGTCTTTTATTGCTTGCCGTCGGAGTGATTATAACGTATGTATTTTATAAAAAAATGGGAAATGCTGATGAAAGAACGTCTCAAATTAGTTTGAAAAGCTGCCTCGTTATATTATCTGTTGTTATTTTATGTGACTTGATTTTTCCGAAAGAATATATGTGGCAAATTTTCTTCTTGTTTAAATATTCGCTTGCATTTTTAGCGTCAGGAATTTATTTAGCGATTCAATATAAGAAAGATTTCTTAAACTAA
- a CDS encoding ABC transporter ATP-binding protein — MHVNSVTKKYHRTVVLERISFEFKQGEIVGLVGSNGAGKSTLMKIIAQTIQTFEGTVEDNNHVGYLIEEPKLYTNKTGLAHLSYFSGIYGARFNLSDYEGFLKGIQLYDVLNKKVKQYSLGMRQKLGIVISLLNKPNYVVLDEPTNSMDIETSLEVLQQLRKMANEWNVGVLISSHKLEDIETICDRVLFLEKGKIVGEQQLSKKSQFLLKLVFATSNEVATFIGKQQFGTIIHSSENTVEMETSVENTEIFQFLHQLGLRLIDFSAEKKTLRNVYMNKLRGEEHATKHS; from the coding sequence ATGCATGTTAATTCAGTTACGAAGAAATATCATCGTACTGTCGTGTTAGAACGGATATCTTTTGAGTTTAAACAAGGTGAGATTGTGGGGTTAGTTGGCAGTAATGGGGCTGGAAAAAGTACACTTATGAAGATTATTGCTCAAACAATTCAGACATTCGAGGGAACCGTCGAGGACAATAACCATGTCGGATACTTAATTGAGGAGCCTAAATTATACACGAATAAAACCGGGTTAGCGCATCTTTCCTATTTCTCTGGAATTTATGGAGCTAGGTTCAATCTTAGTGATTACGAGGGTTTCTTGAAAGGAATTCAATTGTATGATGTATTGAATAAAAAGGTCAAACAATATTCTTTAGGGATGCGGCAGAAATTAGGAATTGTTATTAGTCTTTTGAACAAACCAAATTACGTTGTGTTGGATGAACCTACAAATAGTATGGACATTGAAACTTCTTTAGAAGTATTACAGCAATTAAGAAAAATGGCGAATGAGTGGAATGTTGGTGTCTTGATTTCTAGTCATAAGCTCGAAGATATTGAAACAATCTGTGATCGAGTTTTGTTTTTAGAAAAAGGGAAAATTGTTGGTGAACAACAATTAAGTAAAAAGAGTCAGTTTCTACTCAAACTAGTTTTTGCGACTTCAAATGAAGTAGCAACATTCATTGGGAAGCAACAGTTCGGAACTATCATTCACTCGAGTGAAAACACAGTTGAAATGGAAACTAGTGTGGAAAATACGGAAATTTTTCAATTTTTACATCAGTTAGGGTTAAGATTAATAGATTTTTCTGCGGAGAAAAAGACACTTCGAAATGTTTATATGAATAAATTGAGAGGTGAAGAACATGCAACTAAACATTCATAA
- a CDS encoding ABC transporter permease: MQLNIHNYVRYNGIDLLKKGHLLVGVLAAFGPAIVMSALILTETTPFYIKHVSNFYCMLGMLAAVLHPLYFVNRDYSSKAISLINNSKQNRKNYVMANVVIALYVSLLYVVLGIGLLLVTKQLGVPGELEVSFLLGFSANFFLLVLTYFLFGYLLFLYGIRSGAIYLILTVMLLFIPNILSNVLYSTNNSFLSGLIENFPGYFYPALVGSNPLSLLQYSIGCVILLVLFLLVFNKSKKIEM, from the coding sequence ATGCAACTAAACATTCATAACTATGTTCGTTACAATGGAATTGATTTGTTGAAAAAAGGTCACTTACTTGTTGGAGTGCTAGCAGCATTTGGACCAGCAATAGTGATGAGTGCCTTAATCTTGACAGAAACTACGCCATTTTATATCAAACACGTCTCTAATTTCTATTGTATGTTAGGGATGTTGGCCGCGGTATTACACCCACTTTATTTTGTCAACAGGGATTACTCATCTAAGGCCATTTCTTTAATTAACAACTCAAAACAAAACAGAAAAAACTATGTCATGGCGAATGTCGTGATTGCATTGTATGTTAGTTTGCTGTATGTCGTATTGGGAATAGGGTTACTTTTAGTTACGAAACAACTCGGCGTGCCTGGTGAGTTGGAGGTTTCCTTTCTACTTGGATTCTCGGCTAATTTCTTTCTGCTAGTGCTGACGTATTTTTTGTTTGGATATCTTTTATTTTTATATGGAATTCGCAGTGGTGCGATTTATTTGATTTTGACAGTAATGCTCCTTTTCATCCCAAATATTTTGTCAAATGTATTGTATAGTACGAATAACTCATTTCTTTCAGGCCTCATAGAAAATTTCCCTGGTTACTTTTATCCTGCGCTCGTTGGCTCAAATCCACTTTCCCTTCTACAATACAGCATTGGTTGTGTCATATTACTTGTACTTTTTTTACTTGTTTTTAATAAGAGCAAGAAGATTGAAATGTAA
- a CDS encoding transcriptional regulator: MKQFQQAYDVWLEENLANEKNIRRKELLKKGLGHGTIEFLRRIWLPTVGNFDHLYPEWEVRDLNNRYRYLDLAYYPENGKGCIEIQGYGPHARDLDVKRFKDLCWRHSILALEGWTILPIAYLSITDEPRQCQQLILAFLGQFLAIDTPSHLSWHEAETLRFARRILRPISPHEVSQHLRISDRQTRRVLHTLVESNFLTIASGKARARTYRLSQL; this comes from the coding sequence ATGAAACAATTCCAACAAGCATATGATGTCTGGCTTGAAGAGAATCTTGCCAACGAGAAAAATATTCGAAGAAAAGAGTTACTAAAAAAAGGGTTAGGCCACGGTACCATTGAATTTTTACGAAGGATTTGGCTTCCAACAGTCGGCAATTTTGACCATCTGTATCCTGAATGGGAGGTCCGTGATTTAAACAACCGCTATCGGTATTTGGATTTAGCTTATTATCCTGAAAACGGAAAAGGTTGTATCGAAATCCAAGGTTATGGTCCACACGCTAGAGACCTCGATGTTAAACGATTTAAAGATTTATGCTGGCGTCACTCTATATTAGCACTTGAAGGCTGGACAATATTACCGATTGCCTATTTATCCATAACAGACGAACCACGACAATGCCAACAACTTATTCTTGCCTTTCTCGGACAATTTTTAGCGATTGATACACCTTCCCATCTGTCCTGGCACGAAGCAGAAACCCTTCGCTTTGCTCGTCGCATTCTCCGTCCAATTAGTCCGCACGAAGTCTCGCAGCACCTCCGAATAAGCGACCGCCAAACTCGCCGAGTCCTCCATACCCTTGTTGAATCTAATTTTCTCACTATTGCCAGTGGCAAAGCACGCGCACGAACTTATCGTCTTAGTCAATTGTAA